A DNA window from Bradyrhizobium barranii subsp. barranii contains the following coding sequences:
- a CDS encoding IS1380-like element ISBdi2 family transposase, protein MTDDTIPPFSFPAVHAKKVTAAFDGGRLTSNGGVMLLAMAERRLGLANNLARVFPDRRDPTRVVHSLVDMLRARMFAICCGYEDADDLDHLRSDPAFKLACGRLPDTGRDLCSQPTLSRLENAPRLRDVIRLTYILVDAWMDSYPHEPASVTLDIDDTCDVVHGHQQLSLFNAHYDERCFLPIHVYDTEKSRPVAVVLRPGKTPGGVEVRAHLRRLVRHIRTRWHNTQITFRGDGHYARPEAMAWCETNGIDYIFGLSGTKPLARKVDEVADDIRTRRAIENLPVLRGYTETRHKAKSWDRERRTVARIEATMLGLDIRFVVTSLDVGSAEWIYDSLYCARGQAENLIKLHKTQLASDRTSCRSALANQVRLVLHTAAYWLMLTVRDAIPKARELAAAEFATLRLRLLKIAARVVETTSRIRLAFAAACPEADLICGLPGALLPLGP, encoded by the coding sequence ATGACCGACGATACGATTCCGCCCTTCTCGTTTCCAGCCGTTCACGCCAAGAAAGTCACAGCTGCCTTCGATGGTGGGCGCCTAACCTCGAACGGGGGCGTGATGCTTCTGGCGATGGCCGAGCGGCGTCTCGGTTTGGCCAACAATCTGGCCCGGGTGTTCCCGGATCGGCGCGATCCGACGCGGGTCGTGCACAGCCTGGTCGATATGCTCCGCGCTCGCATGTTCGCGATCTGCTGCGGCTACGAGGACGCCGACGACCTCGATCATCTGAGGTCCGATCCGGCATTCAAACTGGCCTGCGGACGGCTGCCGGACACGGGCCGGGATTTGTGTTCCCAGCCGACGCTGTCGCGGCTGGAGAATGCTCCGCGCCTGCGCGACGTGATCCGGCTGACCTACATTTTGGTCGACGCATGGATGGATAGCTACCCCCACGAGCCGGCATCCGTCACGCTCGACATCGATGATACCTGCGACGTCGTCCACGGCCATCAGCAGCTCTCGCTGTTCAACGCTCATTATGACGAACGCTGCTTCCTGCCGATCCACGTCTACGACACGGAGAAGAGCCGGCCCGTGGCCGTCGTGCTGCGGCCCGGCAAGACGCCGGGCGGCGTCGAGGTGCGTGCCCATCTGCGCCGCCTGGTACGGCATATCCGGACGCGATGGCACAACACGCAAATTACGTTCCGTGGCGACGGGCACTATGCCCGGCCGGAGGCCATGGCGTGGTGCGAGACCAACGGCATCGACTACATCTTCGGTCTGTCCGGCACCAAGCCTCTCGCCAGAAAAGTCGACGAGGTCGCCGACGACATCCGCACGCGACGCGCCATCGAGAACCTGCCGGTTCTGCGTGGCTATACCGAGACGCGCCACAAGGCAAAGTCCTGGGATCGCGAACGGCGCACTGTCGCCCGTATTGAGGCGACGATGCTCGGCCTCGACATCCGCTTCGTCGTCACCAGCCTCGATGTCGGCTCGGCCGAGTGGATCTACGACAGCCTGTATTGCGCGCGCGGCCAAGCCGAGAATCTGATCAAGCTGCATAAGACGCAGCTCGCCTCCGATCGCACCAGCTGCCGTTCGGCGCTCGCCAACCAGGTCCGTCTCGTGCTCCATACGGCCGCTTATTGGCTGATGCTGACCGTGCGCGACGCCATTCCCAAAGCCCGGGAATTGGCCGCTGCCGAGTTCGCGACGCTGCGTCTTCGGCTCTTGAAAATCGCCGCCCGTGTCGTCGAGACCACGAGCCGCATTCGCCTTGCGTTTGCCGCGGCATGTCCCGAAGCCGACCTGATCTGCGGCTTGCCCGGCGCGCTGCTGCCGCTCGGTCCTTGA
- a CDS encoding AAA family ATPase: MSDVGVFEFSTLENLLYNEAPKSWVLENLLAKGDTSSWFGPPGSLKSAVLTDIGVSVSAGRDWRGYRFSHNPDPADDSRGVIYFALERAELTGRRIVAHAFRDQLPSKLPIAVISEPLDLLDPACVDRVVRTVEEFEKTTGTHIALIIIDTYSKAIAGGDEDKAQTQNLAAMNIQRIHDRLCGCAHIATIGHTGKNPSAGERGSNAKLGHVDMAVQISGDKVRTATIVKANDQPEGLIASFEMEEVVVCSKWSDGSDRDPYTVAILAAATPATEARTASQRTTGKQTQALDALARVITTHGQDGAVHPDYWKGELARDGLIRPEDKNPRATFARIRKGLSQHIFEEPTGLVRIKTQPGNTPTCPA; encoded by the coding sequence ATGTCCGACGTTGGTGTGTTCGAATTCAGCACTCTCGAAAACCTTCTCTATAACGAGGCCCCGAAGTCTTGGGTCTTGGAAAATCTATTAGCGAAAGGCGACACCTCGTCCTGGTTCGGTCCACCGGGTTCACTTAAAAGCGCTGTGCTGACTGACATCGGCGTAAGCGTTTCTGCCGGGAGAGATTGGAGGGGGTACAGGTTTTCTCATAATCCTGATCCCGCAGACGACAGTCGGGGCGTCATTTATTTCGCGTTGGAGCGCGCAGAACTCACGGGGCGTCGCATAGTAGCCCATGCGTTTCGCGACCAACTACCAAGCAAGCTTCCCATTGCTGTAATTTCCGAGCCGCTTGACCTACTGGACCCCGCCTGCGTTGACCGAGTCGTAAGAACGGTCGAGGAATTCGAGAAGACGACCGGGACACACATCGCGCTCATCATTATCGACACATATTCAAAGGCCATCGCGGGAGGAGACGAAGACAAAGCCCAAACGCAGAACCTTGCGGCGATGAACATTCAGCGAATACACGATCGCCTGTGCGGCTGCGCTCATATCGCAACGATTGGTCATACCGGCAAGAACCCGTCGGCGGGCGAGCGCGGCAGCAACGCTAAGCTTGGGCACGTCGACATGGCGGTGCAAATATCTGGCGACAAGGTACGCACTGCGACGATCGTCAAGGCCAACGACCAGCCCGAAGGACTGATTGCGTCATTCGAGATGGAAGAGGTCGTGGTGTGCAGCAAATGGTCGGATGGCTCCGATCGCGACCCGTACACCGTCGCCATCCTGGCGGCGGCTACGCCGGCCACAGAAGCCCGTACAGCCTCACAGCGAACCACCGGCAAACAGACGCAGGCCTTGGACGCGCTCGCGCGTGTGATCACGACGCACGGTCAGGACGGCGCCGTACATCCAGATTACTGGAAAGGGGAATTGGCCAGGGATGGTTTGATAAGGCCGGAAGACAAAAACCCGCGCGCAACTTTTGCGCGAATTCGAAAGGGATTGAGTCAACACATATTTGAAGAGCCGACCGGACTTGTTCGGATCAAAACTCAACCTGGAAACACACCCACGTGTCCTGCGTAG
- a CDS encoding transcriptional regulator yields the protein MDEAFTISEFCAAEKISRAFFYKLQSQGKAPRTYPVGSNRRISREAYISWRAAREAEAA from the coding sequence ATGGACGAAGCTTTCACGATCAGCGAGTTTTGCGCCGCCGAGAAAATCTCACGCGCTTTCTTCTATAAGCTGCAATCGCAGGGCAAGGCGCCGCGGACGTATCCGGTCGGCAGCAATCGGCGCATAAGCCGGGAAGCCTACATTTCCTGGCGAGCCGCACGCGAAGCCGAAGCCGCCTGA